One Prosthecobacter dejongeii genomic window carries:
- the kdsB gene encoding 3-deoxy-manno-octulosonate cytidylyltransferase, whose protein sequence is MSDPENQRTLVAIPARWGSTRFPGKMLHLIAGKPLVQHVWERCQSCREVDDIIIATDDERIAEAAAAFGAKAVLTAPDHPSGTDRIAEAARSFPDHRTIINVQGDEPLISPALIDELAIVLRREPQVRMITAAAPIHDEALVSDPNVVKVVFDVKGDSLYFSRSPLPYVRNASAGVRHYRHLGIYGFQRSFLFQFVAWPPSRLEQTESLEQLRAVENGVPLRIVLTDDLSPGVDTPEQAAAIEQHFLTIPPP, encoded by the coding sequence TTGTCCGATCCAGAGAATCAACGTACACTCGTAGCCATACCTGCCCGCTGGGGATCCACCCGATTCCCAGGCAAGATGCTCCACCTCATCGCCGGAAAGCCGCTGGTGCAGCATGTATGGGAACGCTGCCAAAGCTGCCGTGAGGTGGACGATATCATCATCGCGACGGATGACGAACGCATCGCCGAAGCCGCCGCCGCCTTTGGAGCCAAAGCCGTGCTGACAGCGCCAGATCATCCCAGTGGGACTGACCGCATCGCCGAAGCTGCGCGTTCTTTCCCCGATCATCGCACCATCATCAATGTGCAGGGTGATGAACCGCTCATCTCCCCGGCTCTCATTGATGAATTAGCCATTGTCCTTCGCCGGGAACCGCAGGTGCGCATGATCACGGCTGCCGCTCCGATTCACGATGAAGCCCTGGTGAGCGATCCCAATGTGGTCAAAGTCGTCTTCGACGTGAAAGGCGATTCCTTGTACTTCTCGCGTTCGCCTTTGCCGTACGTGCGCAATGCCAGCGCCGGCGTGCGGCACTACCGCCATCTCGGCATCTACGGCTTCCAGCGCAGCTTCCTTTTTCAGTTCGTTGCGTGGCCGCCCTCGCGCCTTGAGCAGACCGAATCTCTGGAGCAGCTCCGCGCCGTCGAAAACGGCGTTCCTCTTCGCATCGTCTTGACCGATGACCTCTCGCCAGGCGTGGACACACCTGAGCAGGCCGCTGCCATCGAACAACATTTCCTGACCATCCCTCCCCCCTGA
- a CDS encoding PhoH family protein, giving the protein MPVETLTYESPQFLQKLIGHDLSGLRIIADTLHVQITSRDGWVRIEAEEPAIAAVKEVFGQLERIRRQGGEVTPTMLRLVTESVMTEHDSAPADAIMNLRLQGSSRKPPVLVKTRGQIAYVQAMREHEVVFGIGPAGTGKTYLAMAQGLHLLREKVVQRLVLTRPAVEAGEALGFLPGDLKEKIFPYLRPLYDALYDMLDPDEAERMIERGAIEIAPLAYMRGRTLKNAFIILDEAQNTTTEQMLMFLTRLGEGARCVITGDPSQVDLRRHVRSGLREAVEVLQDVPGVKFVSFLSKDIVRLPVVQRIIEAYDQYRAKS; this is encoded by the coding sequence ATGCCCGTCGAAACCCTCACTTATGAGTCGCCCCAGTTTCTACAAAAACTGATCGGTCACGACCTCTCTGGCCTGCGAATCATCGCAGATACACTCCATGTCCAAATCACCAGCCGGGATGGCTGGGTCCGCATTGAAGCGGAAGAGCCAGCCATCGCAGCAGTCAAAGAAGTCTTTGGGCAGTTGGAGCGTATTCGCCGTCAAGGAGGCGAGGTCACGCCTACTATGCTACGCCTCGTTACGGAGAGCGTGATGACAGAGCACGACAGTGCGCCAGCAGATGCCATCATGAATCTGCGGCTGCAAGGCTCTAGCCGGAAGCCCCCAGTTTTAGTGAAAACGCGGGGTCAGATTGCCTATGTGCAAGCCATGCGCGAGCATGAAGTGGTCTTTGGAATTGGGCCTGCGGGCACGGGTAAAACCTACCTCGCCATGGCGCAAGGTCTGCATCTACTGAGGGAGAAAGTGGTACAGCGTTTGGTTTTAACTCGCCCAGCCGTGGAAGCAGGCGAAGCGCTGGGCTTTCTTCCAGGGGATCTCAAAGAAAAAATCTTCCCCTACCTTCGCCCTCTATACGATGCGCTTTACGACATGCTGGACCCGGATGAAGCCGAACGCATGATTGAACGAGGAGCCATCGAAATCGCCCCCCTGGCCTACATGCGCGGCCGCACACTGAAAAATGCCTTCATCATTCTTGATGAGGCCCAAAATACCACCACAGAGCAAATGCTCATGTTTCTGACTCGTCTCGGGGAAGGAGCGCGCTGCGTGATCACGGGAGACCCCTCTCAAGTAGATTTGCGGCGGCATGTCCGCTCAGGTCTGCGGGAAGCGGTGGAGGTGCTGCAAGACGTACCTGGCGTTAAATTCGTCAGCTTTTTGTCCAAAGACATCGTTCGCTTACCGGTCGTTCAGCGCATCATCGAGGCTTATGATCAATATCGCGCAAAATCTTAG
- a CDS encoding HD family phosphohydrolase — protein sequence MFESIRRAKLQRAGLSCGKKRLKHQEGDLVDELRTHKAATIAVYLGFFFVLGLLMKMGAAVIPGTVTPQPIAYICMAAIASALVVHLRVALTEDVEDNAELALVLGTLLLQMGANVAMLDYGNQQSWTGALLVVAMPHAFAPLVLSVILGRKMGLFAAIYSTLLGTIVCVAVNPITYLASSSLIGFLVVLFTKRVRRRNRLFMAGLYIGVVAAVFSLILHEAAGTGLGGVSLGRILGVPFAIGIITGLLVGGLLPVIESLFGATTEVSWLELADLNHPLMKRLSIEAPGTYHHSLVVANLSEAAAESIGANAAMTRVCAYFHDIGKLTKPEYFIENMDPAENPHDDLTARMSALILIAHVKDGVDLAIKHKLNVSIIDVIEQHHGTSLAWYFYKRALDQKAEMIRLVEQGKSKEDDVPQVSEEVFRYPGPTPQFKESAIISLADAVESASRALEKPNASRIEGLVDELVQDRMKDGQLDECDLTIAELARVKASFVKTLLSMMHSRIKYQKGHEAPTSNIITKEAAATAQIHDGMTLVTENPYATGAGNEKKRSARKPPASAA from the coding sequence ATGTTTGAATCCATTCGCCGGGCCAAATTGCAACGAGCTGGGCTTTCCTGTGGGAAGAAGCGCCTGAAGCATCAAGAGGGAGATCTCGTGGATGAGCTGCGGACGCACAAAGCCGCGACTATTGCCGTTTATTTGGGCTTCTTCTTCGTGCTGGGTCTGCTGATGAAGATGGGGGCCGCAGTCATCCCAGGTACCGTGACACCCCAGCCGATCGCATACATTTGCATGGCCGCCATCGCTTCCGCCTTGGTGGTGCATTTGAGAGTGGCTTTGACGGAGGATGTCGAAGACAATGCCGAACTGGCCTTGGTGCTCGGCACCCTGCTTCTTCAAATGGGCGCGAACGTGGCCATGCTGGATTATGGCAACCAACAGAGCTGGACCGGAGCTCTCCTTGTTGTCGCCATGCCACACGCCTTTGCCCCGCTGGTGCTTTCGGTTATTTTAGGCCGTAAAATGGGGCTCTTCGCAGCCATTTATTCGACTTTGTTAGGAACGATTGTCTGTGTAGCCGTGAACCCGATCACCTACCTTGCCAGTTCTTCACTGATTGGCTTCCTCGTGGTTCTTTTCACCAAACGTGTCAGGCGGAGGAACCGCCTTTTCATGGCCGGGCTTTACATTGGTGTCGTAGCCGCAGTATTCTCCCTCATTCTTCATGAAGCGGCTGGCACAGGACTGGGCGGAGTTTCGTTAGGGCGCATTCTCGGCGTTCCTTTCGCCATTGGTATCATCACGGGCCTGTTGGTGGGCGGCTTACTCCCAGTGATAGAAAGCTTATTTGGTGCCACCACGGAGGTTTCATGGTTAGAACTGGCAGACTTAAATCACCCTCTGATGAAACGCCTCAGCATTGAGGCACCCGGCACTTATCATCACAGCCTTGTCGTGGCCAATTTGTCCGAAGCAGCCGCTGAATCCATCGGTGCCAATGCAGCCATGACTCGAGTCTGCGCTTACTTCCACGACATCGGCAAACTGACCAAGCCAGAATATTTCATTGAGAACATGGACCCTGCGGAGAATCCGCATGATGATCTTACGGCCCGCATGAGCGCCCTCATTTTGATCGCGCATGTGAAAGATGGTGTGGACTTAGCCATCAAGCATAAGCTCAATGTGAGCATCATTGATGTTATCGAGCAGCACCACGGCACCTCTCTAGCCTGGTATTTCTACAAACGCGCGCTCGACCAAAAGGCAGAAATGATCCGCCTCGTGGAGCAAGGCAAGTCCAAGGAAGATGATGTACCGCAAGTGAGCGAGGAAGTCTTTCGTTATCCAGGTCCCACACCTCAGTTTAAAGAATCTGCCATCATCTCCCTGGCTGATGCAGTGGAAAGTGCCTCCCGTGCGCTGGAAAAACCGAATGCCTCCCGTATCGAAGGTCTCGTGGACGAACTTGTCCAGGACCGGATGAAAGATGGCCAGTTGGATGAATGTGACCTCACCATCGCCGAACTGGCGAGAGTGAAGGCCAGTTTCGTGAAAACTCTGCTCAGCATGATGCATAGCCGCATCAAGTATCAGAAAGGCCACGAAGCTCCGACTTCCAACATCATCACGAAAGAGGCGGCAGCCACGGCTCAGATCCATGATGGAATGACTTTAGTGACTGAAAACCCCTACGCTACGGGTGCCGGTAACGAGAAAAAGCGCTCTGCCCGCAAGCCCCCAGCCTCTGCTGCCTAA
- the ybeY gene encoding rRNA maturation RNase YbeY translates to MVKLLLYNRQKTHRPDLPWLRRILKSALPHCLAEAKSPQAPLSELEEIEFTIISDDEIAEVHAEFLEDPTPTDVITFHHGEILVSADTALRQGAEHGQTLNEELALYLIHGLMHLGGWDDHEAEEAAEMTRRQEAIHRRVLSEIPRLGKSA, encoded by the coding sequence ATGGTCAAATTGTTGCTGTACAATCGGCAGAAAACGCACCGCCCAGACCTACCCTGGCTGCGCCGGATCCTCAAATCTGCCCTGCCCCATTGTCTGGCAGAAGCTAAATCTCCTCAGGCTCCACTATCTGAGTTGGAAGAAATCGAATTCACCATCATTTCCGACGACGAAATTGCCGAGGTGCATGCCGAATTTCTCGAAGACCCAACTCCGACAGATGTCATCACCTTTCATCATGGTGAAATCCTCGTCAGTGCAGACACCGCCCTGCGCCAAGGGGCTGAGCATGGCCAGACGCTGAATGAAGAACTGGCCCTCTATCTGATTCATGGTCTGATGCACCTGGGCGGGTGGGATGATCACGAGGCGGAGGAAGCGGCTGAAATGACACGCCGTCAGGAAGCGATTCACCGCCGTGTTTTGAGCGAAATTCCCCGTCTTGGCAAGAGCGCGTAG